Below is a window of Humulus lupulus chromosome 2, drHumLupu1.1, whole genome shotgun sequence DNA.
CCGCCTTTATCAGAATCTCCTTACCCCCAACAGAGAGTAACTTGCCCTTCCACACCTGAAGACGCTTCCATACCCTATCCTTGATATATTGGAAGACTACTTTTTTCTTTCTCCCAACGAGGGATGGGAGTCCCAAGTACTTAGACATTTCTGGGCAATCTTGGAGGCCCAATAATTCTTGGATATTGTTATTGTCATTTTCAGATACATTCGGGctaaaaataatagaaaattttCCAAGGTTCACACATTTCCCTGACACCCGTTCATAGATGGATAAGATCGCCAAAAGAGTCTGACATTCAGAGATTGAAGCCTTACAAAACATCACAATGTCATCTGCAAAGAAAAGGTGGATGATCTTTGGGCCATGATTGCAAGAGAATCCAGTTAACTGCCATTCATTCTCTGCTTCTACCAAGAGTTTAGACAACCCCTCTTGACAAATAAGGAAAAGGTAAGGCGAGAGCGGACATCCTTGTCTCAATCCTCTATCTGAAATGACTTGTCCCCTATTGACCCCATTAATAATAAATGGAAATTGGAGATTCTTAATACTCCTAAGAACCAATTCTTGCCATTGTCCACAGATTCACATAACCTCTATCATAGCATCCAGAAAGCTCTATTCCATATGCCTTGCTGATATCTAGCTTCACACTCGTCCATCTATTTTCCCCATTGTTTTGCTTCTTTAGGGAATGCAACACTTCAAAGGCCACTATAGTATTGTTAGAGATCAACCTTCCCAGTACAAAAGCACTTTGTGTATCTAAGCTTACCATAGAGAGCGCCATCTTAAAGCAGTTTGCAATGGTTTTGGTGATTACCTTATAGATAACATTGCATAAGCTTATTGAACGGTAATCAGTGACCTTTGTGGGGTTAGTAACCTTAGGAGTCAATACAACACTCGTCTTGTTAAGGACATTCTTACAAACCTCCACCACCTCTTTGCGCACAACCTCCCAATTCTTTTGGTAGAAAATTGCATGGAACTCGTTCGATCCCGGAGCCTTGAACCCCCCATACTGAATAATGCACTACGAATTTCCTCTTCCTCAAACGACTTTGTCAAGTCGCCATTAATCTCACATGAGACAACCTTGTTCATGGAAGAGGTAATCTTATTCACGGCAGTAGGCTCTCCACCTGTAGAGCAATAGTACCCATTGATAATCTTAGTAATTCTCTCTACATCTTCACGCCAAATCCCATTAGCATCCTCCAACCCTTTGACTTCATTCCTCTTCCTTCTTGAGTTGGCATTTCCATGAAAGAATTTTGTGTTCCTATCTCCATGGGCCAACCACTCGGTCCGGGCGTGTTGTTTCCAATACAACTCATCCATGGAAAGTAGCTTATGAAGCTCTTTGTTGAACATCTAAATCTTTTCCACATTCTTCACTGACTGCACCCCATTATGTAACTCCTCAATCTTTCCCCTTACCTCCTTAATGCACTCTAGAATATGTCCAAACTTAGATTTTTTCCATGCACGTAAGGCAGCCCCACATCATTGGAGCCCATTAAGAAAAGGCTCCACAGATCCATTAAATATTCCCTTCTTCCAAACATCTTTAGTAGTATCCATATTCCCTTCTTCCAAACATCTTTAGTAGTGTCCGTACACCCCTCATCTCTTAACCATCTGGGTTCAAAACGAAAAACCCTCCCTCTCTCAATACCCCTGTGCAACGGTGCTTGCGAGAATAAATCTATCAAGATAGCTCTATGGTCGGACCCCCAAAACTCAAAATGAGAAAGCTTATATTTTGAAAACAAGGAGCACCACACAAAACAAGCCAATCCTCTATCTAGTCTTTCCATAATGTTTGCAAAACCACTTCTAAATGGATTTCCAACAAAGCCAATCCTCTATCTAGTCTTTtcataatataaattcaaatgctataaaatatcattataaccaTTTCACCAGCTAAACAAATTAGTAGGAGGAAATCTTTATATTTCACTGGCTAATTATAATTGAGCTGTTGGCAGTTCGGAGATTGTTTTCAAGAAAATTAATCTTATTCACCCATCAAAGATTAGTAATAGTAAGTCGCAAAAACAATATAGATTAATAATTAAAGACCTAAACAAAACTTTTccaaagggaaaaatggtataGATAATTAAAAGACATAATGCCTAAATGATCGATTTAAACTATTCTCAAATTCAAAGTTGATGTGAGTTGCATACAAACAGCAGCATCAACTACATAATTGCTTCAGGTATTGATACAGCAACTAATGCGCATAGGTTCCTTCCTTCCTTCATCAACTCCATAAGCAGATGGCGCCTCACTCCTCAGAATATATGCACAATGTCATAAGCAAATCTTTTCATTTATGTCAAGGAATGAAcgtataatatcaacagtaataaaacatatatatatttacacttaAAACCTGTAAAACAAACTTGGGTGATGTATCAAAACTTAGTATCATATAATCATGGCAAGAACAAATAATTCTTTTTTTGAAACTAGACTCCCTCCGCCTGACCCTTGGTATTTAGGTGCCCAGGACTAACTCGAACCTCAGATTTGTGGGAGCAAACTACATGCACGACATGACCATTTGAGTTATCCCTCTCGGAAAGAACAGgtggattttttttttctgtcaCTATAACTATATCCACTACAACTGAAATGGGGAGGTTACGGAGTACCTATGAGTAGCCCAGGCAACAACTGATTTAGTCCAAACATTACCGATCCTAgttatgatttttgtaattactGTTAACAAggtaaaaaaacaaaacaaaaccaaaaaacaAAAGAATCAATGATAAGGATACGTCCAGAACAGCACGAATGACTGCAAAAATTCGAAAACAGGTGAGCGTTAGCGAAGGAATTGAGTGttgtaaataattaaatgaaGAGTAAGAAGTACTAAATGACAGAGCATTTACCAATAGCCCACCAAAGAAACCATCGAGCACAATCTGGTTCCAGGAATCAAAGTATGAATGGATGGAAAATCCGGCCTTGGCTATAAGTCCAACTGAAGTAATGGCCAtgacaagaaaataaagaacaaatcCTTTCCAGCTTGTTAATCCCAAAATTCCAGCAACGACTCCAGCAATGATAGCCATGAATGTTCGgctaaaaaagagaaaatagtcaACATTTTAACgtcaacaaaaatatataattaaagaaataaaagagAGACTTATCAAAAACATTTCAATCAATATCTTTGTCTGCAGTGAAATCTGAATTTTGTCCTCACAATGAGATTAAATATTTGCTTCTTCTAATAACGAAGATATAAAGTGTACTCTCTTTGATTGCTATTCTAGTTGTGAAGCAAAATTTGATGTTGGATAAATGTTCAAGTTTCACCAGTTTCAAGCAGCAAGATTTTGAATGATATAGTCCTTAAATTAGGACTTCCATTTACAAACCTGTAAAATATAGTCTTCATGTTACTTTGCAAATTCTCCGCGTTGAACGTTGGTAAGTCATTTATGGCATCACTTGATTTCTTTGAGTCATGTCCAGCCATTCTTTCAGCCTATGTTGGCTGCAAGGAACACATTTTCCATTAGTGGTTTGTGTCAATGCAAAACCATAATTACAGATAGGGGTGCACAACGAATGGGTTGAGTGGTTCTTTTATATGGCGGGTTTTATTAGGTGCAATCCATAAATAACTGCCAAATTAAGTGGCATTGTAGGTGGATTgggttaaataaaattaacaactAAAAAAAATAGCGGTAAAACAATCATTTCTCAAAGCATACGCTTCAAACATTTGTTAATCactagaaaaaaaataagaattcGCTTACAACACAAAAATAGTTGATGATACATTACAATCACAATGGAGGAattcaaatatttaatttaataaacaaATCACACAGAAAGCATTATCAGCTTTTTACATTCCATCAGATCGTCCTTTCATCATTTATGTAGATATCAGGTCCTTAACCaaaaataatattcatatacTAAACAATAAATTTCATTTCACCAAGACATCTTTCGTGAAGACCATCACCTCTTCAGTACTAAACAATAAACCTCATTTAACAAAGACATCATTAGTGAAAACCACCAACCAAAACTTCCGATACCAGAATACATCAGCACAAATTACTAAAAGGCAAAGTTTAATCTCATAGCTAAGAATTCATATAATCGTAAAATCTAAACTTGAAGCAGAATCAAATGGACAGCAATAAAATATCTACATTAGCATGATAAAGCCATGGGTCTGACTTCTTTATCAGGTTCCCTCGATACTCTAGTTTTGAGATCATGAAAGAGGAAGTCCAATAAAATTATAATCTATCTACTACAATGCATCAACAACAGAAAAGTGAAACTAACATTAAAAAACTTTTCCTTATCCACTACCTAGTTCATATTTCCACTTCTCTATGTTCTCCTTCCTAGTCAAACACACAATACTAATAACTGAAACAAAACATAGAATAAAGTAGAAAACAAAAGTCAACAATTTGAATACCTTGATCCTTCCCCTACTATGTCTATGTACTTCTACCATAAcaaagaaaaaactaaaaattatatACAATTCGCCAAAATAAATCATACCCAGTTTACTCAATCACTTATTCTcttaaaaaatcacaaaatcGATCATAAACAGCCCAACTTTTCCATGTTATTTCGCCCAGCGCTCAAACAACAGAACAGAAGTGAAGCAATCGCCAcacgaaataaaaaaaaaaaattaataaactaGGTTttgagagatatatatatatatattgtagtgaAAAATATAAGATGAACAAACTTCAATCTTCCAGCGATTAAGCCAAATTCAGCAAAAGAATCAAATATTGAAGCAAACCGATTAATTAACTAAATAGAGAAGGATCTACAAAATTACAAAGGAGAGCGGCTGAGCTGAGGAGTGTGAGAGGAAATAACTGCTTTTATCTCAGAAACAATGGcgattcaaaacaaaaaaaaaaaatccctttTCGACGGAGTGGAGTGACCAATATTATATAACCCAAAAAGACTCGAACTTCAAGTTATAATaccaaaaaaagaaagaagtttTAGATTCAAGGTCACGGTGATGGTGATGCAGATTTATGATACGGAAATTGTATGATAATAAAATTGATGAAAGTAAAAGTAATTGTAAATAGAATGCAAGTTCTTACTGTAGAACCAAATCGAATACAGAAATCTCCAATCCAATCTATGAAGGTGATtcggtgaagaagaagaagaactatTGCTCTGTCGTCCTCAGTTGACTCTCCCTATTTCACCAATCTGTATTTGTTCGAACTCTACTTATTCGGAATTATTAATCTTTTTCAAATTTCACATTCCTCCACTAAAGTTTTCTATTTTTGCATTTGTCCTTTAATTATACAAAATTAGTAATAAGCACCATTAAAGTCCACATAGAGACAATTATGCCCCTAAACAGATACCCTTTTATTGCAATATACTGAAcagttgtaaaattaaaattttattttgaatgttAGTATAACTTCACAAAAGAATCATACAATTAATCATTTTGATAAAAATTGCATGGCcaatttgtttaattaaatatttgttaacTTAAACACAATATTAACTCTTAATTTGTCGAAATGGCTTTGCAAATACTAAAATGAGCAAAATggcattttctttttatttagctattaaatttttaaaaaaattgatgatgtggcattATTAACTTGTAAACCCAAATTAAAGTGTACATGAACAAAAGCTCTAAAAAATCTTTGAGAAAAACACAAAGAGTTCCTTCACATgatcctcttcttcttcattgAAGAGATAAAATCATCATATTTTCTACCATCACCTGAGAGTCACATTGAAGTATTTAAATGTCATTTATAAGAGACCCTAAATTGTACTAAGAGATCCTGCTAAAAAATAACTAAGAGCACCTGAGTGTCGCATTGACACATTTAGACCTCAATTATAAAAGACCCTCAAACTGTACTAAGAGACCGTGAAGGTCGCATTGAAGCATTTGAAGCATTTAACCTCATTTACAAGAGACCcccaaattgcactaagagatCTTAAGGATCGTATTGAAGTATTTATGCCTCACTTATAAGAGACCTTGAAATTGCACTAGAGACCATGAGGGTCACATCGAAGCATTTAGACCTCACTTATAAAAGACCCTTAAATTGCACAACGAGACCCTAAAACTACACAAAGAAACTCTAAGGGTTGCATTGAAGCATTTAGAGCTCATTTATAAGAAGCCCTCAAATCGCACTAAGAGACCTTCAAATTTCACCAAAAACTCTCAAATTGCATATATAACACAATTTAGTGATCAAATTACTAAAAAAAGGGCTCGCATTACTTGTAATTGGAATTTGTATAAATAAGACTTATATAGTGTAATTCAATGATTAAATCACTTATGAGTCTAATTCATTAGTGAAATTAGATTTTTGTAATGTAATTCAATGGTGAAAACACTTATATAGTGCTACTAATtgataaatttattaataatacaatataattcaataattaaatcACTTATACAATGTTATTAAATAATCAAACTATTAATAAAAGGTATTTtataagggaaatttgactttttatgcttaatagtgtggtgtaatacaaaataatgctagacatttttaacattacaaaataatgccaaaagttTTGCTAGTACCCAAAATGCCCCTGTCACAATTCCCCCCAATCCCCCTTTtgattctccttctctctctcaaactctcggtTCAAGCTCTCCCCCGACCATTCAACTAACCAGCTCTCCCCCGACCGTTCAAGCTTtctctctcaaactctcggtTCAAGTCCCCATCGTAGCCCCCTTCGAAACCTCGCGCTGCTGCCCGTCGTCTCCCCTCTCGCCTCTCGCATCTCGCGTCTCGCATCTCGCGTCTCACCTCTCACCGTCCGTCCGTCATCCAAAACCCACGGCCTCTCGCCGTCCGTCATCCAAAACCCACGGTTTGAGTTTCTCCATACCCAAAACAAAGGTAAGCTTATTACATTGAATTTGTGTTTGTAGTgttatattttaggattgtttgtGTGTATGGATTAATGTGGGATTGTTTGTGTGTTTGTAGACTTGTGTTTTAATTTGGTCTGTTTTGGGTATGGATTAGTGTGGGTATGTTGAGAGTGAAGTCTGGGATTTTTATGGGTCTGGtaaggttgctcgatggtggttcgacgGGGGTTCGacggtggttcgatgcatgctcgataggggttcgataggttaagccgttaagggttccaagtttaggttcgatgctcgataggggctcgatgcatgctcgatgggggttcgatgcatgctcgatgggggttcgatgcatgctcgatgggggttcgataggttaagccgttaagggttccaagtttaggttcgatgctcgaTGGGGTTCGACAGGTTAAgccgttaagggttccaagtttaggttcgatgctcgatgggggtttgatgcatgctcgatgggggttcgatgcatgcttgatgggttgggtatttgttgggttcgatggttgtcgatgttggttcgatagggtaggccttaggggttcgatgttggttcgatggggTAGGCCCATTATGGGTTCCAGGTTTAAACCTAAGAAATTAGATGCAAGCTCGATGGATTGGGTCTTAtgttgggttcgatggtggttcgatgcatgctttaggggttcgatgggtgttcgatatgggttcgatggttgcatgtatgtttatttatggatttttcaggcgactttgtttaactgtattatttttatctttattttttgcagATGTCGAAGTTTCTTTTACCCTTGACAGATCACTTTCCTGgacgagtcacatataggggcaatggttactttaaaacaatcaaggacaagtttgaggagctcgggttgatagaaagggtgaaggaatcccctttcaaacaatttttcatggCTGAGAAGTTAGACTTCTCTGCATCTCTCATACATCAATTATTGTTGCGCAAGATCCAATGCATCAACGAGGATGAGTTgcatttacatttgggatctagaccctgtagatttggtagaggcgagtttgctttggttacggggttgaacttcagttctgggccatctgagactgatttgaagaaacacttgactagtgaccgcttaatcaaggagtactttaatgatgaagaaatagtgaagataatgcatttggaggctgctttaaaaaactacactgtagttgaagatgcctacaagttgggcctatgtttctttgttaagggggttttacttgcacgagagggcaagttaaatgtctggatagattcgctgaagatggtggaggacactgagtacttctttacttacccatgggggaaggtgtcttttaacaagcttatggattcatgtaagaaagacatgcatcatcagaagatgaactatgagaagaagaaggaagttaaggggaaacagaaagaagcaaaatacaatttgtatggttatgtccctgcattgcagtattgggcatacgaagccatccagcagtttgcacgtgagtatggtattaaccatggaaaccagtttccgaggatgctcagttggtcgagcaataaggagcgtcctatttcgaaggccgaccttgcaccgatgttcaagaagacgagtgtaagttctgctatattatgtcaaaatagagtattctttggtggtttcaaactaacttaatgctttgtatttgatgcagttgattgtgttgtccatgttgaagccccGGCCTTCGGAGATAGATTATTATAGTGCTTAGACGgagggtgatgctcccttgtatcccgggttgggccaagaagaagaggtagaaactcccactgattttgagaaggtggcggagatagctgctgaggttgcgaaggcagccaatatttttgttgatggccctgatgatgaggataccCCAGTCCCCATCGGCCCTACACCCTCGGCCCCAGCCCCATCGGTACACCCCAGTTCTGATCAACCTGATTTACGGGAGGTGTTGAAGAGGTTGGAGCGAGTCGAGAGTCATCAGGATACCATCCTAAAGAACCAGGCGGTCATCATGGATGTtgtcaataagatcttgacattcgtacaagatcttccaaatgattctgattccgactcacttgacctcccagatgattttgtctcacatgacataggcactcctcccccgatagtactcacagcaaatcctgagaccccaagtgttgctattatagaatctggggatgttgctggtgtagagtttgaattggccaagaggaaaagacacaaacctaagaaatttgaagactacaTCGACCCAACCAGAAAGAAAGCTCATTTGGATGCGATTGATGGCGTGCCATTAGTCCTCGACCCTCTAAAGAAGCCACTTGCTACACAGTACAGGACGGTCATCAAGTGGTTGCCTGGAGATATTCCGAACAAGACGAAGAGGGATGTCCAAACTGGTGTGTATGGTCCGAGTTGGTTTCTGACGATGAAGACACCACAGTTTTGGATCGATGATGGAGtaagtaattttattaatatcTGTTCTCTGGTATAAATAgtgggttcgataggggttcgataggcAGGTGGTTTGGGTTCATGGGGTTCGATATGCAGGTGGTTTGGGTTCATGGGCTTTGATAGGGGTTTGATGGAGTTTTGATAGGGGTTCGATAACCAGGTGGTTTGGGttcatggggttcgataggggtgATGCTAGGGGTTCGATAGGCAGGTGGTTTAGGTGTTCGATAGACTGGTGGTTTGGggttcgataagggttcgataggggttcgataggcAGGTGATTGGGGTTCGATAGAGGGTTCGATGGGCAGGTGGATAGTGGTTCGATAGGCAGGTGATTGGGGTTCGATAGGGGGTTCGATAGGTAGGTGGATAGTGGTTCAATGGGGGTTATATGGGCAGATGTTTTGGGTTCATGAGGTTCGATATGGTTTTGATAGGCTGAGTAATTGCTTTCCTAtcatttttgcagcatattgatgcggccaaGCATATGCTACGTAGGCGTCGACAGTTCTATCCCGGGGCGTATCGGCAAGATATtgttgtgatgaatattatgttctcacaagtggtaccAGCTCGTTATGATGCATATCAAAATGCCAAGGAAGAGGATAAGAAAAGGTTTTTGTGGGATTCAGATGTGATATCAATGATTACGGGAATTGACAATCAATTTCTGGCATCGTGGAAGGGAGTAGACACtatatattggtgccagaactaccttcaagcgcattggtttgtagttgaagcctccatttctacttggactctgaatgtttatgattcGGACGTGACCgtgataagtgataaacaactgcaatcgtttatgaagtcatggtctactttgttcccatcgttgttattgcagtcacaacttttcaaggacgaccctcagttgacgattccacctggagctaaaagatgcaaagagttcaatgtgcaccgcatgccagttgattcagtaccccaaaccaaagtcaggtaatcaaaagtctagtttttattcaagttttttaaattaaattctatgttgattttgttactaaggcaatttatgttttggttacagtggagattgtggtgtgtacgccATCAAGCACATCGAACACTTATTGGGTAAGCTACCACTTGACACGATTTGTGATGATAACATGGAGTTGTTCAGAAACAAATGGACAGTtgacttatggtatcagaatgttagacattgaacattctcttgttatatttatttgcttaaaatctagattattaagaatttttttttagtcGAGCATCTTTTTATTAACGACAATTAACGACCAAAATTCATTAAcgacaataaaaaaagaaaacgaaaaataaccttcaacttcaagtttaaataaaatacaacaaaaaataaactcaaagccgagctttgcatgaggacttgttgtggccacgaccaccacaTCTACTGCACTTACGCATTGTAATTGGTTTTTCCCCGCCAGATGGCCAACGGtttgtccttggtcttcctagctttGGCTTTTTTGGCcgaccaacttgttgtttctctatgggtacaccaactaccatattcttaatgtcatctggAAGTATCCTCGTTCTCagttgggtaaatggtttctttgtacgaattcctccatgactcaatggtgtaaaacggtgaacacaaagagtaaaggttcactccacgctctatagctgctgcagctgcatggggacaaggtgtgcctatgagctggaataccccacatgagcatgatttcgacatcaaattcacctcagcatcgctttctgcaccagttacatgaaactcgaattgaccaagggcatagacattcatgaaccttcctttgtcagcattgttcgatacatcttcctccatcagggtggataatttggtggtagtcttctctgtcacactacgtcattcagaaaaccaagactgttgtaacaccccaagttgctaataaggtttaagaccttgtttagtgtgcctggagggcaataagtgaattaacatggtaatatatgaatttgaatgaatatgtgattagaatgcatgtttaggtggtataattatgcatttgggccccgtttgtatgttaagggaaaattggtaattttagcccgttgagggcataaatgtgatagttgtattatgtgatttgtaccacgtgagtgtggtgttattattgtgatgcacgcgtcgagacggtcctagagagctggttagtctaaaagtcacagcgggattttatacccggctcggaaggagcctaggggtactttgggaatcttataagttgagttgagaattagtggttttggttattggtgtttgagtaacctgagtaaccattagttac
It encodes the following:
- the LOC133819574 gene encoding uncharacterized protein LOC133819574 — encoded protein: MAGHDSKKSSDAINDLPTFNAENLQSNMKTIFYSRTFMAIIAGVVAGILGLTSWKGFVLYFLVMAITSVGLIAKAGFSIHSYFDSWNQIVLDGFFGGLLSFVLFWTFAYDIVHIF
- the LOC133815596 gene encoding uncharacterized protein LOC133815596, whose product is MVEDTEYFFTYPWGKVSFNKLMDSCKKDMHHQKMNYEKKKEVKGKQKEAKYNLYGYVPALQYWAYEAIQQFAREYGINHGNQFPRMLSWSSNKERPISKADLAPMFKKTSLIVLSMLKPRPSEIDYYSA